The sequence ACTATATCAGGATACAAATGAAATGATTAAAAATATGCAAAAAAATATTAATATGATTAGAAGAGAAATCCCTGAACAAAAAGAAGAATTAGAAACTCTTGAGGAAAATGTAAAAAAACATAATGAAAAATTAGCAGCAACTCCAACAATTTGGCCAGTTAAGGATAATAAGGAAGGATATATTTCTTCTAATTTTGGTTGGAGGAATGATCCTACTACATCTGAGAGAGAATTTCATGAAGGTTTGGATATTGCTGTTTGGTATAATACACCTGTTATGGCAACTGCTTATGGTACAGTAAGTTATACAGGTTGGGAAAATGGTTTTGGCTGGGTAGTAAAAATTGATCATGGTTTTGGTTATAAAACCATTTATGGCCATCTAAACCATATAGAAGTAAAAGAAGGTGAAAATGTTAAAAGGGGACAGACAATAGCTCTTACTGGCAATTCAGGACGAAGTACAGGCCCTCATCTTCATTATGAAATTCGGGTTAATGATTCTCCTAAAAACCCAAGAGAATTTATAGGGAGGTAAATATGTTTGGAAAAAGCGATAATAAAGGATTAGACAAAGATAAAGTAGAGACTATTTTAGGAACAGGCACAAAAATAGATGGAAATATAAATTCTAAAGGTTCTTTGCGAGTTGAAGGAACAGTAGTTGGAGAAATTGAAGTTAAAGGTGATTTATTTGTTGGGGAGGATGCAAATATAAAGTCAAAAGTAAAAGGGAGAAATGTAATAATTGCCGGTAAAATAGAAGGAAATATTATTGCTGAAAATAAATTAGAAATTTTACCTACAGGAAGAGTAGATGGAGATATTCAAATGAAAACGATTAAAATTGAAGAAGGGGCCAAATTTGAGGGAAATAGTAAAATATTAACTAATTCTAAGAAAAATAAGTCAAAAAAACAAAAAGAAAATAAAAATAGTTAATTTTTTAATGATATAAATAGGTAGGGTGATATAATTGAGAGAAGAAGATCATTTAAATGAAGT is a genomic window of Halanaerobiales bacterium containing:
- a CDS encoding peptidoglycan DD-metalloendopeptidase family protein: MIGFIRNILGFLLEKVNIHISPKSPGKSVKNFKLRKIYPIISVVLVVITIFSLGFLFNSYHSKYQLAKNKLEELEGVYKEKKELEKELLTLSRETEKLKQSLNELKEYNNDINSMIANDDNGSKNKENKKIENIELRTAVSYNYQILEQGIPRGGGDFRLLYQDTNEMIKNMQKNINMIRREIPEQKEELETLEENVKKHNEKLAATPTIWPVKDNKEGYISSNFGWRNDPTTSEREFHEGLDIAVWYNTPVMATAYGTVSYTGWENGFGWVVKIDHGFGYKTIYGHLNHIEVKEGENVKRGQTIALTGNSGRSTGPHLHYEIRVNDSPKNPREFIGR
- a CDS encoding polymer-forming cytoskeletal protein, which produces MFGKSDNKGLDKDKVETILGTGTKIDGNINSKGSLRVEGTVVGEIEVKGDLFVGEDANIKSKVKGRNVIIAGKIEGNIIAENKLEILPTGRVDGDIQMKTIKIEEGAKFEGNSKILTNSKKNKSKKQKENKNS